A single window of Aspergillus flavus chromosome 4, complete sequence DNA harbors:
- a CDS encoding putative glycolipid transfer protein HET-C2 (unnamed protein product) has product MASKTWFDGLKRSFADVPVGADNSISTTEFLEASESLTTLFDVLGSVAFTPVKNDLLGNVKKLRDRQLAAPAESETVQSLSVNELKTKKHTASEGLLWLVRGLDFTAQALRRHVDKTGEELASSFREAYGVTLSKHHNFIVKKVFSVAVGAAPNNKNFYKSLASSTDDVSAETEAKIQEQLTREVKALEKIVSILQKFQEQPDAKW; this is encoded by the exons ATGGCTTCCAAGACCTGGTTTGATGGCCTTAAGAGGTCCTTCGCCGATGTTCCCGTTGGCGCAGACAACTCCATTTCTACCACCGAGTTCCTCGAAGCCTCCGAATCCCTCACTACTTTGTTCG ATGTGCTCGGCTCCGTGGCTTTCACTCCCGTCAAGAACGACCTACTTGGAAATGTCAAG AAACTCAGAGACCGGCAGCTGGCTGCCCCTGCTGAGTCTGAGACTGTTCAGTCTCTTTCAGTGAACGAACTGAAGACCAAGAAGCACACCGCCTCTGAAGGTCTACTCTGGCTTGTTAG GGGCCTTGACTTCACTGCCCAAGCCCTCCGCCGCCACGTCGACAAGACCGGTGAGGAGCTTGCCAGCTCCTTCCGTGAAGCCTACGGTGTTACCCTCAGCAAGCACCACAATTTCATTGTGAAAAAGGTCTTCAGTGTGGCCGTAGGTGCTGCTCCTAATAACAAGAACTTCTACAAGTCCCTCGCCTCTAGTACCGACGATGTCTCCGCCGAGACCGAAGCGAAGATCCAAGAGCAGTTGACCCGCGAGGTGAAGGCTCTGGAGAAAATCGTTTCCATTCTTCAGAAGTTCCAGGAGCAGCCCGATGCCAAGTGGTAA